One genomic region from Candidatus Cybelea sp. encodes:
- a CDS encoding DUF5671 domain-containing protein, translating into MADDILLPFLRKAKEHGVPDESLVGVLRQNGWSERRIYRALSDYYADALKVPIPSRPGSVENARDAFLYLLNFITLGFWTVALWQIWDDLVKRWFPDELSVSTASSLREDIAWQIAIIVVTFPVFVVIHALIQRELTRRPELYYSPIRRWLTYIALVLSAITILIDAALTIQAWILGHLTAHFILDTLALFLIGGGIFAYYLLTIDPPKQRNP; encoded by the coding sequence ATGGCCGACGATATACTTCTTCCCTTTCTGCGTAAGGCCAAAGAACACGGCGTTCCCGACGAGTCGCTCGTCGGCGTGCTGCGCCAGAACGGCTGGTCGGAACGGCGCATCTACCGCGCCCTCTCCGACTACTACGCCGACGCGTTGAAGGTCCCGATCCCGAGCCGCCCGGGTTCGGTCGAGAACGCGCGCGATGCGTTTCTCTACCTGCTCAACTTCATCACGCTGGGTTTCTGGACGGTCGCCCTCTGGCAGATCTGGGACGATCTGGTGAAGCGATGGTTCCCCGACGAGCTCTCGGTGTCAACGGCTTCGTCGCTGCGCGAAGACATCGCCTGGCAGATCGCGATCATCGTGGTCACGTTTCCGGTCTTCGTCGTCATCCACGCGCTGATCCAGCGCGAGCTCACGCGGCGGCCCGAGCTGTACTACTCGCCGATCCGGCGCTGGCTGACCTATATCGCGCTCGTCCTCTCGGCCATCACGATCCTCATCGACGCGGCGCTGACGATTCAGGCCTGGATTCTCGGGCATCTTACCGCGCACTTCATCCTCGATACGCTGGCCTTGTTCCTGATCGGCGGCGGGATCTTCGCCTACTATCTGCTGACGATCGATCCGCCCAAACAGCGCAACCCGTGA
- a CDS encoding alkaline phosphatase family protein translates to MLRRALPCVAVLALLLTGDVAAIGAAARAISPDGGIHKIEHVVIVMQENRSFDSYFGTYPGADGIPMRDGLPQVCIPDSKTACVRPYHDSTDENTGGPHGAKAADLAIDGGKMDGFIAVMRAANRTGGCPTDIPTCAVKGHERSVMGYHTQAELPDYWAYAHGFVLQDRMFEPVRSWSLPAHLYMVSEWAGSCAKIGDPASCKPERTYFNDDDFPRDLFTAKDPQRRGRPDYPWTDLTYLLHAHHVSWAYYVMDGFEPDCINDQSSCSLRPQSARTPGIWNPLPSFTDVKQDGETGNVKDTSFFFRDLREGTLPSVVWLTPSNRYSEHPPGLVSTGQAYVVGLIDAVMRSRYWDSTAIFLSWDDWGGFYDHVAPPNVNYFGYGLRVPGLVISAYARHGYIDHQTLSHDAYVKFIEDDFLNGQRIDPARDHRPDPRASIAENAPGLGDLRSDFDFAAPPRPPLILPGGVGPPYKPGYTGPP, encoded by the coding sequence ATGCTTCGCCGGGCGCTGCCGTGCGTCGCCGTGCTCGCCCTGCTCCTCACGGGCGACGTTGCGGCCATCGGGGCCGCAGCGCGGGCCATCTCCCCAGACGGCGGTATTCATAAGATCGAACACGTCGTGATCGTCATGCAGGAGAACCGCTCCTTCGATAGTTATTTCGGCACCTATCCCGGCGCCGACGGCATTCCGATGCGCGACGGCCTCCCGCAGGTCTGCATTCCCGATTCGAAGACCGCGTGCGTGCGCCCGTATCACGACAGCACCGACGAAAATACCGGCGGTCCCCACGGCGCGAAAGCCGCGGATCTGGCGATCGACGGAGGGAAGATGGACGGCTTCATCGCCGTCATGCGCGCGGCCAATCGCACCGGCGGCTGCCCAACCGATATTCCGACCTGCGCCGTCAAGGGTCACGAGCGCAGCGTGATGGGCTATCACACACAGGCCGAGCTGCCCGACTATTGGGCGTATGCGCACGGCTTCGTTCTGCAGGATCGGATGTTCGAACCGGTTCGCTCGTGGAGCCTTCCCGCGCATCTTTACATGGTTTCGGAATGGGCCGGCAGCTGCGCGAAGATCGGCGACCCGGCCAGCTGCAAGCCCGAACGCACCTATTTCAACGACGACGACTTTCCACGCGATCTCTTCACCGCGAAGGATCCGCAGCGTCGGGGGCGGCCCGACTATCCGTGGACCGATCTCACGTATCTGCTCCACGCGCACCACGTCTCGTGGGCGTACTACGTCATGGACGGCTTCGAGCCCGATTGCATCAACGATCAGAGCAGCTGCAGCCTGCGACCGCAGAGCGCGCGTACGCCGGGTATCTGGAATCCGCTGCCGTCGTTTACCGACGTCAAACAAGACGGCGAGACCGGCAACGTGAAAGACACCTCGTTCTTCTTCCGCGATCTTCGCGAGGGTACGCTGCCGAGCGTCGTTTGGCTCACGCCCTCAAATCGCTACAGCGAACACCCGCCCGGGCTGGTCAGCACGGGGCAAGCCTACGTCGTCGGGCTGATCGACGCCGTCATGCGGAGCCGCTACTGGGATTCGACGGCGATCTTTCTGAGCTGGGACGACTGGGGCGGCTTCTACGACCACGTCGCGCCGCCCAACGTCAACTATTTCGGCTACGGCTTGCGCGTGCCGGGCCTCGTAATCAGCGCCTACGCGCGCCATGGCTACATCGATCACCAGACGCTCAGTCACGACGCCTACGTCAAGTTCATCGAAGACGATTTTCTCAATGGGCAACGCATCGATCCCGCGCGCGACCACCGGCCCGATCCGCGCGCGAGCATCGCTGAAAACGCGCCCGGGCTCGGCGATCTGCGTTCGGATTTCGATTTTGCGGCGCCGCCGCGGCCGCCGCTGATTCTCCCGGGCGGTGTCGGGCCGCCCTACAAGCCCGGCTATACCGGCCCGCCATGA